taatttttaaaacgtaCAAAATAAATAGTGTTGTTTTTTAAGCAATATaggaatatttcttaatattttgtatttgctaataaatttattgtagtatttcatatattccagaagaaaaatggaatatttacaatatgtaTTTTTCATTGTATTCTCTTAACAATGTACATTATGTTTaggaatatttgtattttcttgaTAATATCTTTATTGGTATGAATTCAATAACattatttctatgtattttgtatcatatgtagtaatatttatatgtgaTGACAGGAATCTCTAAGTAATTATTTTCCTCTATAATAGTCActgagatttaattttaatataaaataaaaatagtatttcATATCAGacggagaaaattttatttatgatttgTTATTACAAACATACATGTCTAATAGGACCaatgtaatacgatataaaactTTCTAACATATTGTGATATAATTTTGATATGCCTTTTTGTACCCGATTACAATGAAATATttgtgtaatatttaaaatttttgactaaaaatatttaaagaagttaatatttactataattttgatattatctTTCCTGATCTTACTTACCTTCAATCTTATATAATGAACTTTGTATTCCATAAgcttattattttatacttttataaatgGCTGTTATAGGTTCTCCTAAACAATAAAGATGCCTCGAGTAAGGAGACAAGTGGTCTTGGAAGATCCTGCCAGGCCTGTCACACCAGACATGGTGGAAActaaattatgtatgtataaattactagtcatttcataattttcatttaatttagcTACATACTTGGTAAATGCATAAACTACTTTTAGTGAAACAAGAGTTTTTGGACGATGGCTCTTTGGATGAAGTTCAAGCACAAAAAGTGGCTGAAGAAACACCAAGTCCTCATCTTCAAGACCATCAATATGGACAAACACCTTGTTATCAAGTAACAAGGAAACCTACACAACCACCACCACGAACTGAAGTAAATAAAGCTATATTTACATTCACATAATTTTTAGATCAAACAACATTTCCTGGTAAACATATTAATCAAATATGATATTTTCAATCaacattgtttaaaaaaataattaaattctatgATAGCAAAATCAGTATTGCaacatattaatattactttGTTTTGTTATGTTTTTATAGCAAATATCAGTTCAAGCAGTGAAACGAAGACTGAATCTGGAAATGGGAACTACCGGCCCTAGCCAATCTGCCTTCAAAGCCCCCAGAGGCAAACGTAGGAGATCTGGATCAAGTTCTCTGGCTGGCCACACTCCTACAAAaagtaaatttcttttctttcgtctaAAATAATATCCTTCACATCTTCGAGGAAAAGAAATGTTATCTTCGTTTGCAGGTAAAACGGTAGAAAGAACGCGGTACGATACATCACTGAGCTTACTTACAAAAAAGTTCATACATTTAGTCGAGAGCAGTCAAGACGGTGTTGTAGATTTAAATGTAGCGTCTGAAAAATTAGAAGTACAGAAACGTCGTATATACGACATTACGAATGTATTGGAAGGCATAGGTATTTTGGAGAAGAAAAGTAAAAACAATATACAATGGAAGTACGTTATTCATGGTTTATCAAGAATTAAATACCGAATTTTTTTACTCGAATggtaaatacaattattttattttatagaggTGGTCAGTTACCAAACGATAGGAATGATATCGCTGATCTCAGAAGGGAAGTGGCAGATTTAGAAGCTAAGGAAAATACGTTGGATCGATTGATTCATGGCGCAGACAAAAATCTTAGGGAG
This genomic window from Bombus terrestris chromosome 9, iyBomTerr1.2, whole genome shotgun sequence contains:
- the LOC100647151 gene encoding transcription factor E2F2 isoform X1; protein product: MPRVRRQVVLEDPARPVTPDMVETKLLKQEFLDDGSLDEVQAQKVAEETPSPHLQDHQYGQTPCYQVTRKPTQPPPRTEQISVQAVKRRLNLEMGTTGPSQSAFKAPRGKRRRSGSSSLAGHTPTKSKTVERTRYDTSLSLLTKKFIHLVESSQDGVVDLNVASEKLEVQKRRIYDITNVLEGIGILEKKSKNNIQWKGGQLPNDRNDIADLRREVADLEAKENTLDRLIHGADKNLRELCADRQYAYVTYHDLRSVPMYKDQAIMAVKAPPEATLHVPQPINNLGQQKLQMHMRSSHGEIEVFLCPDDPTVKTSPNPGYTTTQPVPSSKESEIPCLPPELLTNEESGVRVEPVPSVESSLNTRLSTPVISAVTSLAGMRDALLCESDDYGPMGGGKFQLQTEDQISTSDLSILDFGEHLLSLEPPLSENDYSFALGTEEGLSDLFDFKF
- the LOC100647151 gene encoding transcription factor E2F2 isoform X2, which gives rise to MPRVRRQVVLEDPARPVTPDMVETKLLKQEFLDDGSLDEVQAQKVAEETPSPHLQDHQYGQTPCYQVTRKPTQPPPRTEQISVQAVKRRLNLEMGTTGPSQSAFKAPRGKRRRSGSSSLAGHTPTKSKTVERTRYDTSLSLLTKKFIHLVESSQDGVVDLNVASEKLEVQKRRIYDITNVLEGIGILEKKSKNNIQWKGGQLPNDRNDIADLRREVADLEAKENTLDRLIHGADKNLRELCADRQYAYVTYHDLRSVPMYKDQAIMAVKAPPEATLHVPQPINNLGQQKLQMHMRSSHGEIEVFLCPDDPTVKTSPNPGYTTTQPVPSSKESEIPCLPPELLTNEESGVRVEPVPSVESSLNTRLSTPVISAVTSLAGMRDALLCESDDYGPMGGGKFQLQTEDQISTSEFVNGFK